AAAGTTTATGTTTTACAATATCCTGAGTTCTTTCCTTTGGTCGTTTATTTTAATTTTTGCAGGACATTATTTATACGGCATTTTCTTAAAGCAAGGCATAGATTTAAAGAAACACATTGAATACATTATCATTATTATCGTTATAATCTCAACGTTCCCGGTTCTAGTAAAACTACTTAAAAAGACACCAAAAGAACAAATATAATCTTAAAGCATAAAAAATCCGAAGCTTAAACTTCGGATTTTTTATGCTTTGTTTTAAAGTTATTATCGACGTTTCCATCATATGATATTCCGTGAGATGATATATATTTTAGTTATGATATACAATCGAAACTAAGATAGAGTTAAATGTAAAATCAAAAAAGCTGTAATTAGTTTTTAAAACATAATTACAGCTTTTAGGTTAAGTTATTTTAGTGGTATAAAAGTAATTTCTAACTGGAATTTGGACCCGAACAATAGCCAACAGGTGAAGCAATTTAAAAATGGAATATTTTAAACGTTACCATTCGTTTACTTTATTTGCGTCCATTTTAAGGAAAATAAACAGCAAAATTGTAAATCCCCAAAGTCCAGAGCCTCCGTATGAAAAGAACGGCAGAGGAACACCAATTGTAGGGAAAATTCCAATTACCATCGCGATATTTACAAAAAAGTGTATAAATAGAATTGCGGCGACACAATAGCCGTAAACCCGGCTAAACTTTGTCTTTTGTCTTTCTGCTAAATAAATTACTCTAAGGAATAAACTAACGAAAAGTAAAATAACGACAAAAGAACCTGCAAATCCCCATTCTTCACCAACAGTTGTAAAAATATAATCGGTGTGCTGTTCAGGAACAAATCCTCCTTTGGTTTGTGTTCCTTCTAGGAAACCTTTTCCGATCCATCCGCCAGATCCAATTGCAATCTCAGACTGATTGGTATTGTATCCAATACCTTTCATATCTACAGTTTTACCTAGTAAAATATTGAAACGGTCTCTGTGGTGCTGTTTAAAAACATTATCAAATACATAATCTACAGAGAAAACAAATCCTGAGATTAAAACTAATAAGATACCGCTTAAAATAATATTTCGATCTACCGCTCTGCCTTTAAAATGTATGATTGCCAAAACCACAAAAGCCATTGCGATAACAGCGTATGGTTCTAAAACCAAAGTAAGTACAAAGAGAATAATAGTTATAAATGCTGTCCAGACATACCAAGAAGGTAAACCTTCTCGATACAGAACAAGAATAAAAGCGCTATAAATTAAAGCACTTCCAGGATCGGGCTGTGGAAGAATAAGTATTACAGGTAATAGCATAATGGCTAAAGCCTGAATTTGTCTATTAGTTTCTTTTAAGTTGATCTGTGTGTCGCTTAAATATTTAGCCAAAGCCAATGATGTTGCGGCTTTTGCAAACTCAGAAGGCTGCAAAGTAAAACTTCCGATGGCGTACCAGCATCGCTGTCCAGCAATTGTTTTTCCGAAGAGAAACAGTCCAGCAAGAGATAATAAAGAAACTCCAAATATAATACTAGCATATTTTTCATAGAATTTACCATCGACAAAAAGCACGACAAATATCAAAGGAATTGTACAGCAAATAAAAATCAGCTGTTTTTGATAAGTACCATCTGTTGATAATAAGGAAGACGAATAAATATTAAGCCAACCTAAAGTTACCAGCGCAATGTAGATAAAGACACTTATCCAATCAATATTATTTTTTACACTTTGATTTTTCATTTGAAATAATCTTTCTTAGTTTTTCTTAGTTGTGTCTACTGCTGTTTTTTTGACTTCAGTTTTTGGTGCCGTTGTAACGGGCGCTTTTGGCTTTATAATTTTTGCTTGTAAAACAGAATCTTTTGGAACAGATTCAATTTTAAGAGCCTCACTTATTCCTCCTAATTTTGCATATTCTGAAAGTAAGCTTTTGTTTAGTACTCTTACTTCTAGATCGGTTCTTGTAATTTTTTTTCTTAGATATTTTTCAATCATTAAACTTGCTATCGGACCCGCAACTGTTGCTCCAAAACCTCCATTTTCAATCATAACCGCAATAGCAATTTTTGGATTGTCTTTTGGGGCAAAAGCAACAAATATAGAGTGGTCTTTAAGCTGTGTTCTTTTACCGTTTATTTTAGCAAAGTTCTCGGCAGTACCTGTTTTTCCGCAAATATCGATTCCTTCTACTCTTAAGCTGTAAGCTGTACCTTTGTTGTAAACATCGAACAGTCCGCTAATAACTGGAGGAAAATATTTTTGATCAATAGTAGTCACGTGTTTAGTTGTGAACTTTTCGTCTATTTTTTCTCCCTCGATTTTCTTAATGATATGAGGAGTGTAGTAATACCCCTGATTTGCTACAGTCGCCATCATGTTGGCTAATTGTATAGGTGTCATTAAAACCTCTCCCTG
The Flavobacterium humidisoli DNA segment above includes these coding regions:
- the rodA gene encoding rod shape-determining protein RodA; protein product: MKNQSVKNNIDWISVFIYIALVTLGWLNIYSSSLLSTDGTYQKQLIFICCTIPLIFVVLFVDGKFYEKYASIIFGVSLLSLAGLFLFGKTIAGQRCWYAIGSFTLQPSEFAKAATSLALAKYLSDTQINLKETNRQIQALAIMLLPVILILPQPDPGSALIYSAFILVLYREGLPSWYVWTAFITIILFVLTLVLEPYAVIAMAFVVLAIIHFKGRAVDRNIILSGILLVLISGFVFSVDYVFDNVFKQHHRDRFNILLGKTVDMKGIGYNTNQSEIAIGSGGWIGKGFLEGTQTKGGFVPEQHTDYIFTTVGEEWGFAGSFVVILLFVSLFLRVIYLAERQKTKFSRVYGYCVAAILFIHFFVNIAMVIGIFPTIGVPLPFFSYGGSGLWGFTILLFIFLKMDANKVNEW